One Glycine max cultivar Williams 82 chromosome 8, Glycine_max_v4.0, whole genome shotgun sequence genomic window, taaatagtaattatttttaaaaaaaattcctatttaatctaattataatttaattcttaattatttatgtgtTAATCCCCTATATAAGTCACATAAATCGTTAATTCTAACAAAAGCATCCCAAACCCTCGATTTTTTTCATCAGATGTGTATTGCATGTCTGTTATATAGATTTGCGAACTATGTCACAATCTTCTTTCCCCTCTGATCACGTTATTGGCTTACAGGTTTCAGCCCAGTATCCGAGTTCATGGTAGAACTTAGGCTGATAAAGTATTagagataatataaaaaataagcgTACAAACTACACATATGCACCCTCGTATTTCAAAATAGTTGGCCATACATTTTCAATCTCGATGCTGGATTTAAAGCTGTAAATTTCACAAAGTCGAATTGGTAGTTGGCTTGTGATACGAATTTATAATATGACAAAGACTGGTGATCAGTCAATCGATCGAATTTTTGCGAATCGGAGGGGTTGATAAAAGGATGAATATTGAAAATTGGAAGTTTCCCAAGTTTGACTTGGCAGTGTTAGGCAGTGCCGTATGGTGCATCAACACCAAAATTGGACTTATGTTTATTCTTTGTGGGCTTTAATGTGGATGTGGATACCAAATTGGATTTTGGTTAAGACGAAGCAAAAGCTGGAAATACAACCGAACCGTGAGGTTTGGTCAAATATCACAATACCACTATGCCAGTACATGTCCCCTCCTCGTTGAATTTATTGCAACGTCCAAGCCACGCGCTCACACTCATGTTGTTTCCATACAAACCACACATACTTTGGGTTTTGGCGTATAAATATAGTACTAGATAATTATTATGGGCTTGTTTGGGTAATCTTTTTTAAAAGCActtctaaaagaagaaaataagaagaaaaaagatgagatgagcttttccataagcaaaaataagctcttcatgaattaatttttagaagCTCACAAATATAGCTTCTCTAAAAGATGAGATGACATCTACAAATTAGCTAATGGAAAATTCATTTTAGCTAATGGAGaatctcatttcatttttttctttttctagaagtACTTCTAGAGAAGCTTACACCCAAACAGGCCCTATAACTGTTCCTACATATGCACGAGATTACTGTTACTGTTCCTACATTACACTACACTAGCTAGAACCTTTGACGTTTCATAACATTAATTGCACATGCTATGCTAGCTAGTTAGCTCACGGctaatttttgtttgctttctaCAGCCATATTTCTCACTTTATGTTTATACCCAGTTCACGAGTTCCATTttcgaaaaaaataataataattaaaagactatTAGTCGAATATTGGAATAATACTAGTATGTAGTGGTGTGTACTATGGCTACaactataacaaaaaaaattgtttatgaaTGTGATAAATAGGCATGCATGCATGCAGAACAGATCCACGTTTTCTCCAGTTTCTCTTGCGTGAAAAAAGGGCAGAAGCTTGCCATGTCCAAATTACCGAAGGAAATCAGATTGAAGAAgacgggaaaaaaaaaaaaagaaaggaaaaatgatAGAGCCCTAGTCTCTGGATGAGGAATAGGAGCAAAGTCACCATTGTGCCGCTCCCCTGCATAAGGTTGCTTTCGGTGCCCTTATGACGCTGTAAGATATAATGagtaatcattttttatttaaggtaatattttttttcttttaatttataagtttgACGCGTAAGAGGAcagagctttttttttttggtgatccTAAGAGGACACAGATATAGCCATATatgtatgctttttttttccttttaagatATCAAATGTGTTCCttttttaagtttataattGTTTCGGTAAGAGACCTTTTCCatgaacataattatttttaaaattaaataacattcgtattttaaaattatattcattactaacttaaaattaatcaaattatagaATATTTAATTGTATCATAAGAATAATTAGTAatgtttttatgataattaattataatatgaaTTTACACATTAAATTTAATCCATGGACCATTAatgttttcctttaattttatttaagattgattttttttaattttttaatatattagtttatttgattttatgttttttatttgtagaaatagtttaaaattttttatttaattaaaataaacataaaaaaataatttactgaataaaattttattgagtAATACTTTTAAGCACATGAAACAATTGATATTGCACGaagttgtttcaatttttttagagcATTTTGAATACGTGAAATTTAAGCAAcccattttaagtttttttcttatattaattgATCTCTATAATGTCATATCATAGTTAAACAACTCACATATATTTTACTCcaatgatataattttaaacaattcttaaattattcccttgaatgattttcaaatgacaaaaaaatattttttttactcgtAAGCAATGATTACGTATATCAGCTGGAGACTTAATTTTAAGTAATCTAACGTAGATCATctccaatgataaaaaaaacttaaataacaGTGTCTAACAATAAATCACTTGTTAAGCAAATAGCGTTGAAGATATTATTAATGATCTTAAATTTGagtcttaattaaaatataatactgTGTTTAATATTTTAAGGAAGAAACCGTTCAAGATAATGTTATGTGactcaaacaaaattatttcacaTAGAAAGGtattatataaattagttaaatatcTAATTCacttaaatctaaaaaaattattatctaaatttacacATGAGATAACATAATATCAAATTAGTTACGTTAcagcataaaaaaatagttacgtTAAGTTGCATTCAAATTTTGggataaatatataatgatatttctgaggtttaaaattatttaggtaaatatattattactattttttaaatttattttcatttttatcatttttttcaaaagttttaaaattttagtagaTTTCTCTatagcaatttttttaataaaaaatttgttttatctcCTATGCTCtatattttggttttaaataaacaattatatatgCAAATCATTTTATACCATGTGTAGAGGAGAGCGTGACCCGTCTGAATggacattatatatataaaataataattaccaaAACTTTCAGCGataatctaaaataataattttgaatactGATTCACATGAATGGTTCAAgatttgaattttcaaatccTGATTACTTTTTGATATGGAATATAATTGTGCTTGGCAGAAAAAATACTTACTTAAAAACGTTTATGATTTCTCACCAAGATTACTTATTACTCTCCAGTAGAAATacttcatattaatattatgattaaaaaataataataataataatttcttataaattatcaaaattatcaacgataatctaaaataataatttttcaataaaaaataaagtgcaaataaattaaaaagttgaaaattattagattagatggaatttttaaactaaattaacatatataagtATAAAGTATATGACAAAACATGATCTCAAGTGAATTCCAATCCATTAAATAAAGTATCATCTTTGAgctttattgataatttttttaaaaggaatacTTTAATGTGATCAAATAAGTTCAACAATAAAGTATTattgaaaaagataataaataattcgTACCAATAAGGTAAACAAACAATATAGGTACATGATTCCAACATAAGCTTGTATCtatatacataatatatatatatatatatatatatatatatatatatatatatatatatatatatataattaaataataagtaattaaaagcaTTATAGTAGTAATAAATCGAAATTGGATCTTCTAATAAATTCTTGAAGTGTGGAGTCAACTTCATGGTCATTTTGTAAGAATATTTAAGTCTtatatgcagtaaaaaaaaactaagaagtattatatagaaattaaaaagattctGTTGTGGCCcttaaatatgttaattttcatttgtaatcaataaaaaatcattttatttctctAAATTTCTTTATTCTCAATCCAAATTAATCTGATTATCGATCTCGAGCTAGCAATCTAAATTTTTAATCTGATTATCAGATTATTACCAAAGTCCATCTAGAAAGTGGTGGGCTCTAATGTTTATGAATGCATTGGATAGGTTTTGATAGCTTATTTACTTTCATCCGTCATGAATACGAAGAGACGACTGccaggaaagaaagaaataggtaaaaaaaaattagaatgaataaaaatacatgggAAATTATGtcaaaaagaaatatatgaaaaataaaataaaaataaagatatttagttcaagggaaataaaatgaaaaaataattaggtgaatgaaaataattgaaaaaaaataatgggtctcacttcttttttttttttggacaaatACACTTGCTTccttgaatttttctcaaattataaataacattattttttttcttttcctatgctaacttctttttatatttgaaaatatctCACTGATAcccttttatatatttgaaaatattatactaaCTCAACTCTTCCTCGTATGCTACACTAACCTAATACCTCCTGGAAAATTAATATGTCACGGTaatggttaaaaataataaaatatttatgtaatttcataaaatctttattctaaataatgaaataaaataaatatagttcaaaatatatattaattaaaaacaaaaacttatacaccataaatacaaaataataatagtaaactACAACCATATCTCCTTACATCTTTTTATATGACAGTTATATTCTGTCTtggttttaaattgagattCACATTCCCTTACCCGTTTAATTTAATAAAGGGGCACATCTCATGTTTTATTTAACTAGTGATATGCATACCACTACAAGATAACCAGTGTTATTTTGTTAGCTAAAGCCACGAGACTTCTTTCGCAACACcttaaaacacaattttttatagaaaagaaaagctATTAGTAAagtacttgttttcttttatgttgttttttcatttttcttttcatcattttaTACATTTTGAAGAGAGATttgtaatagaaaaataaataaataaataatagcataatataaaaaataattttcgaTATTGTACCCTCCGGTCTTTTCTAGCTGAGTTGCACATATTTTTAGCCTTTTCTCGCGTCATAGCACTCAAAGCTATGGGAAATATGTATTCTTTGATCATCTTTAGGCTGAACACCTACTATAGTTCATGACTCAATGGTCGACTGACTTAAGTCATTGATAAGAATAATATATTCGAGAATAGTAACTATCTTATATTTTAACTTAGTCATATAGGTCATTGATAAGAATAATATATTCAAGTGTAAATaactatctttttatttttgaagattaCGTAATATGATCAAAAACTTATCTTCAAAATGTATAAAACACAACCCTTGACCTACAGACTAGACAAATTATAACACTCCAATGTTCTGACCAGGTCTCACAAACCTAAGGAATACATatgccaaaacaaaaaattattctgaTAACCAAGTCTTACCTTGTAAAGTGTAATATGTCCTCCTAAACCTCTCATTCGAGCTCTTATCCTTAATTACGACCTGCCCCCTCTACCTTGTAACAATAGTTCTGGCTTTTAACAACCCATTAATCATCATTATTGGTATCTTGCAATAGTAACTTTTGGGTGATTGTTATAGCTCCTGAGATGGCTATCGTTATGAATGGGAGGTCGGTCGGTATTTAAGCCTCAGCACTCGAGTGTCGCGTAGAGGATTAAAAGGTCGATTACCAAACAACTGGTCGTTGAGGTACACAGTTTGAGAGCCTCAATTACATAAAGATGAAGAAGCTTGAACTCATCAGTGGATCATCAAATTCATTGATTAGGTACACAGTTTATCAGTCTTGAGTACGAAAAAATTTGAAGTCGAATAGATCAGCAAACAATCTGTgggatataaaaattatataagaaaaaagtagatatattaaaaaataaattaaaaaaattctttttggcacataatgagagaagagagagaaacagtTATAAGATAAATGATGTGATGTAATAAagcaactaaaaaaattatttttttcttacgtATAGtcttacataattattttttaaaagaatataaattaattttaaaaatcttatatttaaagatagataaaataaaagatagtaAAAATATGAGGACtgataaaataattagaagAGAGTGTGAATGTGTGGAATTTTAGAAAGATTAATTTTGGAAAAATGCGCTGAACAGGCACTTGCAGCTGGTTGTCGTTGTCCACGGTTGGACTCCCCCAACTTAGGGATGATGTAATCACAGCCGACCGATGGAACCCTCCCGGGGCCCCACCACCCAATGCTATTTCAATTTCCCCTCCTTTTCCACCCCACGTTCATACGCAATTATTTCCATCCAACGGTCATCATCCCAGTAAATAACATAACCACTCTCCCTTTGACCGTAGACCAACCcccaaaataagaaatatattcaAAAACTCATAAAGGAAGAGCATCTGACGTCACCGTACCtttgactctctctctctcttctttaaACACCCCTTTCTTGTCCGCTCCATCGCCTCTTCACCACACTTTCTCTCTCAGTCACAGCACGGTGGTGACGACCATGGTTAGAGACGATCTATGCATCACCGTTCCCAGCTTCTTCCGCTGCCCTATCTCCCTCGACGTCATGAAATCCCCTGTCAGCCTCTGCACCGGCGTTACCTACGACCGTTCCAGCATCCAACGCTGGCTCGACAACGGCAACAACACCTGTCCCGCCACCATGCAGGTTCTCCAAACCACTGATTTCGTTCCCAACCGAACCTTACAGAGGCTCATCCAGATCTGGTCTGACTCGGTCACTCACCGAGTCGACTCGCCCGACTCACCTACCTCCACCGAGTCCCAATCACTCCTCTCCAAGGACCACATCCTCGTCGCCATCTCCGATTTGCACACTCGCAGCGACAATCGGTTCAACTCGCTCTCGAAAATTGCTCGTTTCGCACAAGATTCCGAGGAGAACCGCGATTTTCTCGTCAGAACGGAATGCTTCGTGCCGGTGCTGGTTGGCTTCCTCGACAATGTCAATGGCGGCGTCGAATTTCTCCAACAGGTTGTTACGGCGTTGGATTTGGTTATCAGCAAAATGGAAGATCGCGAGGGGATGAAAAACTTGATACTGAAGAGGCAAGGCGAGGGAGAAAAACAGAGCGTGGATTCTCTGCTTCTGGTTCTGCAACAAGGAAGCCATGCCTCAAAAATCGCATCGGCTAGGGTTTTGAAATCAGTCGCCGTAGACGCGGAATCGAAGCTGCTGTTAGCGGAGAAGGAAGGTTTAGTATCCGAATTGCTGAATCTAATCACGCCGGAGAAAGATCCTGATCTTATTGAGAACTGTTTATCGTGTCTGGTTTCAATTTCGACGCCGAGACGGAGCAAGATGAAGCTGGTGCGTCTCGGAGCGGTGAAGGTGTTCTCGAACCTTCTTTCGGCTCCGGGCCTGAGCGTGTCGGTGAAGGAGAAGGTGCTGAAGCTGGTGGAAACGGTGTCGTCTACGAAGGAAGGGAGGTCGGAGATTTGCGAGGATTCGGCGTGCGTTTCGGCGATAGTGGACAAGGTGCTGAAAGTGTCGAGCGTGGCGACGGAACACGCCGTTACGACGCTGTGGAGTGTGTGTTATCTGTTTAGGGATCAGAAGGCGCAAGAGGCCGTTACCAAGGCTAACGGATTGACCAAGATTCTGCTTCTGATGCAGAGCAATTGCTCACCGCAAGTGCGTCAAATGTCTTCGGATTTGCTTAAGATATTTCGGGTTAATTCTAAGTCGTGTCTTTCTTCTTATGACACCAAAACCACTCATATTATGCCCTTTtgatcctcctcctcctcctcctcctgccTTTGTAAATCAGAGAAATTTTTTGTTAGTGATTAGACAGAAAGCAAAGTGAAAACGAAAATGATAATTCATTTGGAGATTCTCTTTGCCTCTTTTTTATACATTAAGTTCTGGTGCGTGCAAATTTCGAAACATAACATGAATTCCTCAAGTAACGAGAAATTTGAGTGTGCAGTAACGTAACAGATTCAATTCTTGTTTTTGTTAAATTGTTATTAGTTGAGAGCCTTTCTGTAATGTGAATGTTAGGTTGTAAAattgttaaaacaaaaatggcactGCATCTGCTTTGTCATGTATGCTTTTATATGTTAAACAGCCACAGCGGAGAAGGCAACCAAACTTGAAGATGAATTAATTTGTGGGAATCATAGAAACACTTCTCACTGCATTCTATCACCTTAAGTACTAAGGCATAATATTTTGGTAGTATTATTAGTgtcctaattaaataaaaaaaattaaaactattttgagtcATAAATAAgatgagaatgaaaagatactTTTCGGCTTTTTTACGAAATGGAtgcaattttttatgtttttttacataggttgttgattttaaattatggaAAATAGGATAAgttgtaaaaatataaattttttttaatcgtatatataaaagttatacataaataaattaattaaactgaagtcataaattttttttatgaatttatagttaaaaaatttaatgagtttaggctaataatttaattcttgaTATTTCATATCTTATCCTAATAATTTTACTAAGTGGCTGGTGCACTATACGAACCTAAGCAGAAAGTTGACCACTGAgtaatttaatgaaatattattgTTCCAAACCGGATACACGTAAGTCTAGGCTAGATCACAAACCCAAAATTCTTAACACTTCCTTTAGATAAAGGGTGAAGTAGGGAGCATATAAGTAGAGTCAAAATTatctcaaagaaaaaaaaagtagagtgAAAATAATTGGGAAATAAGAGATAATAAGTAAGAAGATTTTTAGACtgtttagatttatttttaacaaatagatagagagaaagaaaagttatttttttcttgtaaaaataTGTTTGCCCTTAATATATGTAGATCATATAAGGTGGAGAAGagataaaaatgttataaatgtaattttgcACAATATCATCTCTTCTCACCAAAGGGGAGAATTTTTTAGCTGAATCCCTCATtggtttttatcttttctttattccTCTGTCTTtctaaacaatataaaaaatactttttctcttcttaatttttgttgaaCAATACTGTGCAACCTATGAGAACAAGTGGGCTAAAAGTCCATAGCAGAACCAATTTTAAGGTGAATTCAGTACACCTTAAAATAGACAAGCGCATCTCAATCAAGACTCGGGAGTAAATCAACAATGCATTACTCTCAAATGGgtcaaaaaatttcaattgtaaCCTTTAGCCTTACACAATCCACTTTAGGATATTCTTATAAATAGATAATTGTAAACAGTGTTAGAGACGTATTTATGATACTTTTGTCAATGCTAGAAATCTTACAGCCTTAAGCATTGAAGTCCATAC contains:
- the LOC100799627 gene encoding U-box domain-containing protein 27 yields the protein MVRDDLCITVPSFFRCPISLDVMKSPVSLCTGVTYDRSSIQRWLDNGNNTCPATMQVLQTTDFVPNRTLQRLIQIWSDSVTHRVDSPDSPTSTESQSLLSKDHILVAISDLHTRSDNRFNSLSKIARFAQDSEENRDFLVRTECFVPVLVGFLDNVNGGVEFLQQVVTALDLVISKMEDREGMKNLILKRQGEGEKQSVDSLLLVLQQGSHASKIASARVLKSVAVDAESKLLLAEKEGLVSELLNLITPEKDPDLIENCLSCLVSISTPRRSKMKLVRLGAVKVFSNLLSAPGLSVSVKEKVLKLVETVSSTKEGRSEICEDSACVSAIVDKVLKVSSVATEHAVTTLWSVCYLFRDQKAQEAVTKANGLTKILLLMQSNCSPQVRQMSSDLLKIFRVNSKSCLSSYDTKTTHIMPF